A genomic stretch from Maniola jurtina chromosome 26, ilManJurt1.1, whole genome shotgun sequence includes:
- the LOC123878471 gene encoding putative U5 small nuclear ribonucleoprotein 200 kDa helicase isoform X3 has protein sequence MGDRAQRTKPDKAEERKAKRQKRDEASYELSKSKSRVAWADDTPAGVLYRPRAQHTRHAYELLLAFMQSALGDQPRDILCGACDEVLVVLKNDKLKDPERKKEIEMLLGPIPDERFALLVNLGKKITDFTISTSTEGNTEIDETYGINVQFEESSEEDDEDAYGEVRDEDKEEGDATDNEEGKESSGEDSDGEGKKNAIHANLSEEQSQKRRDTILHPMDIDAYWLQRRLSRHFPDAMVSQAKSSEVLRALSDAADDRDLENRLVLLLGYDCFDLVKVLNKYRYTILYCTKLASSQSESERASIREEMSRQPHLQKILAQLDTGKGDDETMEQSEQPRKRHKSGQEPAAWGGTVGGARKVLQLEELVFAAGAHFMANKRCQLPPGSFRKQRKGYEEVHVPALKPKPFEEDETLLPIEKLPKYVQPAFEGFKTLNRIQSRISKAALETDENLLVCAPTGAGKTNVALLSILREVGKHVNDDGTVNVHDFKMIYVAPMRSLVQEMVGNFSKRLAAYNMKVSELTGDHQLTREQIDATQLIVCTPEKWDIITRKGGERSFTNLVRLIIIDEIHLLHDERGPVLEALVARTLRTVEHTQEEVRLIGLSATLPNYTDVAAFLRVKPEKGLFYFDNSFRPVALEQQYIGVTEKKALKRFQVMNDIVYEKAMEHAGRNQILVFVHSRKETGKTARAIRDMCLEKDTLGQFLREGSASVEVLRTEAEQVKNPELRELLPYGFAIHHAGMSRVDRTLVEDLFADRHIQVLVSTATLAWGVNLPAHTVIVKGTQVYSPEKGRWSELGALDVLQMLGRAGRPQYDTKGEGILITNHSELQYYLSLLNQQLPIESQLVGKLPDMLNAEIVLGSVQSVRDAVTWLGYTYLYIRMLRQPALYGVSPEKLQEDNLLELHRADLIHTAASLLDKAGLIKYERKSGHFQATELGRIASHYYCTYETMQSYNQLLKPTLAEIELFRVFSLSSEFKHIAVRDEEKLELHKLMERVPIPIKESIEEPSAKINVLLQAYISQLKLEGFALMADMVYVTQSACRLLRAIFEIVLHRGWAQLVDKTLALCKMVDRRMWQSMSPLRQFKKMPEEVIKKLEKKNFPWEKLYELGPNEIGELVRAPKLGKMIHKYVHQFPKLELSTHIQPVTRSTLRVELTITPDFQWDDKIHGQSEAFWILVEDVDSEVILHHEYFLLKQKYCRDEHHVKLFVPVFEPLPPQYFLRVVSDRWIAAETQLPVSFRHLILPEKNLPPTELLDLQPLPISALRNAKYEELYADTFPQFNPVQTQVFNAVYNSDDNVFVGAPSGSGKSVIAELALLRLLSVNAAGRAVYLLPRDALADIVFADWYHKFGTKFNLKVVQLTGETATDHKLLNKGQIIITTAEKWDVLSRRWKVRKSVQSVSLFIVDALQLLGGEEGPVLEVVCSRMRYIASQIGRPIRIVALSLPLADARDVWQWLGCNANCAFNFHPSVRPLPLELHVQGFNISHAASRLAAMTKPIYNSVIRHAGSKPAAVFVPSRRHARLLAADLLALAAAHGNPTRFLHARPDLVQPFLKKIQDKMLRETLSAGVAYLHEGVSPSDRRTAQQLLESGAAQLCVVAAELAFAFAAHVHTVIIADTHVYNGKLHCYEQYPITTVLQMLGRACRPLEDEHAVGVLMCAAHHKTFFTKLLNDCLPLESHLDHRLHDHINAEIVTKTIENKQDAVDYLTWTFLYRRLTQNPNYYNLQGVTHRHLSDHLSELVETTLTDLEQSKCIAIEDEMDVQPLNLGMIASYYYINYTTIELFSLSLTSKTKIRGLLEIISSAAEYSDLCIRHREENIIKALAAKVPHKPATPTGGAVKYNEPHVKAHVLLQAHLSRMQLPAELQADTALVLVKAIRLIQACVDVVSSSGWLSPAVAAMELAQMVTQAMWAKDSYLRQLPHFTPELVQRCSDKGVETVFDVMELEDGARAKLLQLSPTEMADVARFCNRYPNVELTYEVKNERRLRAGKPIVVEVSLEREDEIVGPVIAPFFPQKREEGWWVVIGDPKTNTLLSIKRVSLGRAAKLRLDFVCGAPGRHTYTLYFMSDAYLGADQEYKFNVDVEDAASDSSDSE, from the exons ATGGGTGACCGTGCGCAGCGGACCAAGCCTGACAAAGCTGAGGAGAGGAAGGCCAA ACGCCAGAAGCGTGACGAAGCATCCTATGAACTCTCCAAGTCCAAATCCCGAGTGGCGTGGGCTGATGACACCCCAGCTGGAGTGCTGTATAGACCGAGGGCCCAGCATACAAGACATGCTTATGAACTTCTGCTGGCGTTCATGCAGAGTGCTCTCGGAGACCAGCCCAGGGATATTTTGTGTGGTGCCTGTGATGAG GTTTTGGTGGTTCTCAAGAATGACAAGTTAAAAGACCCGGAACGGAAGAAGGAAATAGAAATGTTGCTTGGACCCATTCCTGATGAAAGATTCGCACTTTTAGTCAATTTAG GTAAGAAAATAACTGACTTCACAATTAGCACGTCTACGGAAGGCAACACGGAGATAGATGAAACCTATGGCATCAATGTGCAGTTTGAAGAGTCTTCCGAGGAAGATGATGAGGATGCGTATGGCGAG gTTCGTGATGAGGACAAGGAGGAAGGCGACGCGACAGATAACGAGGAGGGCAAAGAGAGCTCGGGCGAAGACAGCGACGGCGAGGGGAAGAAGAACGCCATACACGCCAAT TTGTCAGAAGAACAGTCTCAGAAGCGTAGAGACACAATCCTGCACCCCATGGACATAGACGCTTACTGGCTCCAAAGGAGACTATCCAGACATTTCCCTGACGCTATGGTCTCACAG GCGAAATCTTCTGAAGTTCTCAGAGCTTTGTCGGACGCAGCGGACGACAGAGACCTGGAGAATAGACTAGTGTTGCTGCTCGGGTATGACTGCTTCGACCTCGTCAAAGTGCTGAACAAGTACCGATATACCA tcTTGTACTGCACGAAGCTCGCGTCGTCTCAGTCTGAAAGCGAACGAGCGTCCATTAGAGAAGAGATGTCAAGACAACCGCACCTGCAGAAGATTCTGGCACAACTGGACACTGGCAAAGGGGATGACGAG ACTATGGAGCAGTCGGAGCAACCGCGCAAGCGTCACAAGTCGGGCCAGGAGCCCGCCGCCTGGGGCGGAACCGTGGGCGGCGCCAGGAAGGTGCTACAACTCGAGGAACTAGTGTTTGCGGCGGGCGCTCACTTCATGGCCAACAAGCGGTGCCAGCTGCCGCCCGGCTCCTTCAGGAAACAACGGAAAG GTTATGAAGAAGTCCACGTCCCGGCGTTGAAGCCCAAACCCTTTGAGGAAGATGAGACCCTGTTGCCGATAGAGAAGCTGCCCAAATATGTTCAACCCGCTTTCGAAGGATTCAAGACCTTGAACAGGATACAG AGTCGGATATCCAAAGCAGCTTTAGAAACAGACGAGAATCTGTTAGTATGTGCACCCACAGGCGCGGGCAAGACGAACGTAGCGCTGCTCAGTATACTGCGCGAGGTGGGCAAGCACGTCAACGACGACGGCACGGTCAACGTGCACGACTTCAAGATGATCTATGTCGCGCCCATGAGGTCACTGGTACAGGAGATG GTGGGCAACTTCAGCAAGCGGCTAGCGGCTTACAACATGAAAGTCTCAGAACTGACCGGGGACCACCAACTGACGAGAGAACAGATAGATGCGACCCAACTCATCGTTTGTACGCCTGAGAAGTGGGACATTATCACGAGAAAAG GTGGTGAAAGATCTTTCACAAACCTGGTGCGTCTGATCATCATCGATGAAATACACTTGCTTCACGATGAAAGAGGACCTGTTTTGGAAGCTTTGGTCGCAAGAACACTGCGTACAGTGGAACATACGCAGGAGGAG GTTCGCCTCATCGGTCTCTCAGCCACGCTGCCGAACTACACAGATGTTGCTGCCTTTTTGAGGGTCAAGCCTGAAAAGGGGCTGTTCTACTTTGACAACTCCTTCAG GCCAGTGGCGCTAGAACAGCAGTACATCGGTGTGACAGAGAAGAAAGCGCTGAAGAGGTTCCAGGTCATGAACGACATCGTCTATGAGAAGGCGATGGAGCATGCAGGGAGGAACCAg ATTCTAGTGTTTGTACATTCGCGTAAAGAGACGGGGAAAACTGCGCGTGCCATTCGAGATATGTGCCTTGAGAAAGACACGCTTGGACAGTTTCTTAG gGAAGGCTCAGCAAGCGTGGAGGTCCTCCGAACAGAAGCGGAGCAAGTCAAGAATCCAGAATTACGTGAACTGCTCCCGTACGGGTTCGCCATACATCACGCGGGCATGAGTCGAGTGGACAGGACCCTGGTCGAAGATCTGTTTGCTGATAGGCATATACAG GTGCTGGTGTCGACAGCAACCCTAGCCTGGGGTGTTAACCTCCCCGCCCACACGGTCATCGTCAAGGGAACACAGGTGTACAGCCCTGAGAAGGGCAGGTGGAGCGAGCTGGGCGCTCTTGACGTGCTGCAGATGCTGGGGAGAGCGGGGCGACCGCAGTACGACACTAAGGGAGAGG GTATTTTGATCACCAACCACTCCGAGCTGCAGTATTACCTGTCCCTGCTGAACCAACAGTTGCCCATCGAGTCCCAGCTGGTGGGCAAACTACCGGACATGCTCAATGCGGAGATAGTTCTGGGCTCAGTCCAGAGCGTGAGGGATGCAGTCACTTGGCTAG GTTACACATACTTATACATAAGAATGCTTCGACAACCAGCACTGTACGGGGTCTCTCCGGAAAAGTTGCAAGAAGATAATCTGTTGGAGCTGCATCGAGCTGACCTGATACACACCGCTGCCAGCTTGTTGGACAA AGCCGgcctaataaaatatgaacgcAAATCCGGACACTTCCAAGCGACGGAACTAGGTCGCATCGCCTCCCACTACTACTGCACCTACGAAACCATGCAGAGCTACAACCAACTGCTGAAGCCGACTCTTGCTGAAATAGAGTTGTTCAGGGTTTTCTCCCTCTCGTCGGAGTTCAAGCACATCGCTGTAAGAGATGAAGAGAAGTTGGAATTGCACAAATTGATGGAGAGG GTCCCAATACCAATAAAGGAGAGCATAGAAGAGCCATCAGCAAAAATCAACGTTTTGCTGCAGGCGTACATATCGCAGCTAAAACTGGAAGGGTTCGCCTTGATGGCTGATATGGTGTACGTCACTCAGTCTGCTTGCAGGCTGCTGAGGGCTATCTTCGAGATTGTTCTGCACAGAG GCTGGGCGCAACTCGTCGACAAAACTCTGGCGCTGTGCAAGATGGTCGACCGCCGCATGTGGCAGTCCATGTCGCCGCTcagacagttcaagaaaatgcCGGAAGAG GTGATCAAAAAGCTGGAAAAGAAGAATTTCCCATGGGAGAAACTATACGAACTCGGGCCGAACGAGATCGGCGAATTAGTCCGAGCGCCGAAACTCGGCAAAATGATCCACAAATACGTGCACCAGTTTCCGAAGTTGGAACTGAGCACGCACATACAGCCCGTCACTCGCTCCACTCTACGTGTCGAGCTCACCATCACTCCCGACTTCCAGTGGGATGACAAG ATCCACGGGCAGTCAGAAGCGTTCTGGATCCTGGTGGAAGACGTGGACTCGGAGGTCATCCTGCATCATGAGTATTTCCTGCTCAAGCAGAAGTACTGTCGCGACGAACACCATGTCAAGCTGTTCGTACCCGTGTTTGAACCTTTACCCCCTCAGTACTTCCTGAGGGTGGTCTCCGACAG ATGGATAGCAGCAGAGACTCAGCTGCCGGTTTCCTTCCGCCATTTAATCCTTCCGGAGAAGAACCTTCCACCAACAGAACTGCTGGATCTACAGCCGCTGCCTATATCAGCCTTGCGGAATGCCAAGTATGAGGAATTATATGCTGACACCTTCCCGCAGTTCAACCCTGTGCAGACTCAG GTGTTCAACGCGGTGTACAATTCAGACGACAACGTCTTCGTGGGCGCGCCCTCCGGCTCGGGCAAGTCGGTGATCGCGGAACTCGCGCTGCTGCGGCTGTTGTCTGTCAACGCGGCCGGCCGCGCGGTCTACTTGCTGCCCAGGGACGCGCTCGCGGACATCGTGTTCGCGGACTGGTACCACAAGTTTGGCACCAAGTTCAACCTCAAG GTAGTGCAATTGACGGGTGAAACGGCGACAGACCACAAACTGCTCAACAAGGGGCAGATCATCATCACCACCGCTGAAAAATGGGATGTGCTTTCCAGAAg ATGGAAGGTTCGCAAAAGCGTCCAAAGTGTCTCCCTTTTCATTGTGGACGCGCTTCAGTTACTTGGTGGAGAAGAAGGCCCTGTTTTAGAAGTGGTGTGTTCGAGAATGCGCTACATTGCTTCGCAGATAG GTCGTCCAATCCGTATCGTGGCACTATCCCTCCCCCTGGCGGACGCCCGCGACGTGTGGCAGTGGCTCGGCTGCAACGCCAATTGCGCGTTTAACTTCCACCCCAGTGTGCGTCCGTTACCTTTGGAACTTCATGTGCAG GGTTTCAACATATCACACGCCGCCTCCCGCCTCGCAGCCATGACCAAGCCAATATACAACAGCGTCATCCGACACGCGGGCTCCAAGCCTGCTGCAGTCTTCGTCCCTTCTAGAAGACACGCCAGACTCTTGGCAGCGGACCTTCTGGCGTTGGCGGCTGCCCACGGGAACCCCACGAGGTTCCTGCACGCCAGACCAGATCTGGTGCAGCCATTCCTCAAGAAGATCCAGGATAAG ATGCTTCGAGAAACGCTCTCAGCCGGAGTAGCCTACCTGCACGAGGGTGTATCTCCCAGCGATCGCCGCACAGCGCAACAACTGCTAGAGTCCGGCGCTGCGCAACTCTGCGTAGTTGCCGCGGAGCTTGCGTTTGCGTTCGCTGCGCACGTGCACACCGTCATCATCGCTGATACGCATGT GTACAACGGCAAGCTGCACTGCTACGAGCAGTACCCCATCACGACCGTGCTGCAGATGCTGGGGCGCGCGTGCAGGCCGCTGGAGGACGAGCATGCGGTCGGCGTCCTCATGTGCGCTGCGCACCACAAGACCTTCTTCACCAAGCTGCTCAACGACTGCCTGCCGCTAGAG AGTCATCTAGACCATCGTCTGCACGACCACATAAACGCGGAAATAGTGACGAAGACCATAGAGAACAAACAGGACGCTGTGGATTATCTGACGTGGACCTTCCTCTACCGTCGCCTGACGCAGAACCCCAACTACTACAACCTGCAGGGGGTCACGCATCG ACACCTGTCAGATCACCTGTCAGAGCTGGTGGAGACGACTCTGACAGACCTTGAGCAGTCCAAGTGCATCGCCATCGAAGACGAGATGGACGTCCAGCCTCTCAACCTGGGCATGATTGCGTCTTACTACTACATCAACTACACCACTATAG AACTGTTCAGCTTGTCGCTGACTTCGAAGACCAAGATCCGCGGCCTGCTGGAGATCATATCCTCGGCCGCGGAGTACTCCGACCTCTGCATCAGGCACCGCGAGGAGAATATCATCAAGGCGTTAGCGGCCAA AGTCCCTCACAAACCGGCGACGCCGACTGGCGGGGCGGTCAAATACAATGAACCTCACGTCAAGGCCCACGTGCTGTTGCAAGCCCACTTGTCCAGGATGCAGCTACCCGCCGAGCTGCAGGCCGACACCGCTCTCGTTCTCGTCAAG GCGATTCGTCTCATCCAAGCGTGCGTGGACGTGGTGTCCAGCAGTGGGTGGCTGTCCCCCGCGGTGGCGGCCATGGAACTGGCCCAAATGGTCACACAGGCTATGTGGGCCAAGGACTCCTACCTGCGACAATTGCCTCACTTCACACCGGAGCTTGTGCAGCGTTGTTCTGATAAG GGTGTGGAGACCGTGTTCGACGTGATGGAACTAGAAGATGGAGCGAGAGCGAAGCTGCTGCAGCTCTCTCCCACGGAGATGGCGGACGTGGCGCGATTCTGCAACCGCTACCCCAACGTCGAACTCACTTACGAG GTGAAAAATGAGCGTCGGCTGCGCGCCGGCAAACCGATCGTGGTGGAAGTGTCCCTGGAGAGAGAGGACGAGATCGTGGGCCCGGTCATCGCGCCCTTCTTCCCACAG AAACGCGAGGAGGGCTGGTGGGTGGTGATAGGCGACCCCAAGACCAACACGCTGCTGTCCATCAAGCGCGTGTCGCTCGGCCGCGCCGCCAAGCTGCGCCTCGACTTCGTGTGCGGCGCGCCCGGTCGCCACACCTACACGCTGTACTTCATGTCCGACGCGTACCTCGGCGCCGACCAGGAGTACAAGTTCAACGTGGACGTGGAGGACGCCGCCTCCGACTCCAGCGATTCCGAGTGA